Genomic DNA from Acetilactobacillus jinshanensis:
TCTGGTAAGGCATTATACATTGGAATTTCTAATTATAATGGTAAGCAGACTGCCCAGATCATTAAGTATTTTAAGGAATTCCATACGCCATTCGTTGTAAATCAAGCATCATACAACATGCTTAATCGTGCTCCAGAAGAAGATGGCACGTTAAAGACTTTAGCTAAGAACAAGGATGGCTTAGTTGCTTACGGTCCTTTAGCTGAAGGTTTATTAACTGGCAAGTACTTACATGGTATGCCTGATGACGTTCATGTTCATTGGAGTAATAACTTTGTCTTTAAGAACGGTAAAGATAAGGTCGTTAAGAAGCTTAATCAGTTAAATGACATGGCTAAGCACCGTGGTCAGACCTTAGCTCAGATGGGCTTAGCATGGTTACTGCATAATCCAACTGTAACTAGTGTTGTTACTGGTGCTTCTAAAGTAAAGCACTTAGAAGACAATTTAGGCGCCTTAAATAACTTGAAATTTACCCAAGATGAATTAGATGAAATCGATAAGATCGTTAAGGGCTAATTAATAATTCTAAACATTAAAAAAGAGCTGATGATAAATTAATATCATCAGCTCTTTTTGTATTAGTTGATTTAGTAAATGAACGGGTATTTGG
This window encodes:
- a CDS encoding aldo/keto reductase yields the protein MYKGVYRAADDRYDHMKVRRAGNSGLQLPAISFGMWHSFGDDANFEDSEKVMLKAFDKGIFSFDCANNYGPGAGAAERMFGQVYRRDLKPYRDELIITTKAGYNMWPGPYGQFSSKKTLVAALDRSLERMGLNYVDIYYSHRFDPNTSLEETAEALDEIVRSGKALYIGISNYNGKQTAQIIKYFKEFHTPFVVNQASYNMLNRAPEEDGTLKTLAKNKDGLVAYGPLAEGLLTGKYLHGMPDDVHVHWSNNFVFKNGKDKVVKKLNQLNDMAKHRGQTLAQMGLAWLLHNPTVTSVVTGASKVKHLEDNLGALNNLKFTQDELDEIDKIVKG